One window from the genome of Cryptomeria japonica chromosome 6, Sugi_1.0, whole genome shotgun sequence encodes:
- the LOC131067903 gene encoding cytochrome P450 750A1-like, protein MEPLCCFLIETATIGLGIFFFFYCFVYKLKRNGSKVKLPGPRPWPVVGSLHLLGNLPHQALTKLARKYGSIMFLRLGSIPTVVASSPAMAKEILKTHDLVFATRPNSTYGKYVAYDHKDVPFGPYGESWRQKRKLMTLELLSVKRNDSFRFVREEEVSTMIASIWQESSHGAQFVDVKKRLSSLTQNIICRMFASRTYSDNDLSGAHGFKEMVGEMFALSGTFPIGEYIPFLDWMDLQGFRRRMQTVHKIFDGFAEKVIDDHIDRRLGERKPKEGDRVKDLVDVMLSMAETEGQAISRVDIKAMIMDILNGGMETAVTVLDWAMSELLRNPETLARAQLEIESAVGRDRRVKESDVMSFEYLRCAVKETLRLHPPAPLLIPHESMEECSVGEYFIPQKTRVFVNVWAIGRDENVWKDAHQFKPERFMGINKDLRGQDFDFLPFGAGRRGCPGISMGISITELVLAQLLHCFDWTVKGDIDMVEEFGITVSRKNPLFACPKWRLTTEYPS, encoded by the exons ATGGAACCCCTCTGTTGCTTCCTCATTGAGACAGCCACCATAGGATtggggattttcttcttcttctactgcTTCGTCTATAAGTTGAAGAGAAATGGCAGCAAAGTGAAATTGCCAGGACCACGTCCATGGCCTGTTGTAGGAAGTCTCCATCTCTTGGGAAACCTTCCTCATCAGGCGCTTACCAAGCTGGCAAGGAAATATGGATCCATTATGTTTCTCCGTTTGGGCTCCATCCCCACTGTTGTGGCGTCTTCTCCTGCCATGGCAAAAGAAATTCTCAAAACGCATGATTTGGTCTTTGCAACCAGACCAAACAGTACGTACGGGAAATACGTAGCCTATGATCATAAAGACGTCCCTTTTGGCCCCTATGGAGAATCGTGGAGGCAAAAGAGAAAGCTGATGACATTGGAGCTGCTCTCAGTGAAGAGAAACGATTCCTTCAGATTCGTGAGAGAGGAAGAAGTGTCGACCATGATCGCCTCCATCTGGCAGGAAAGCAGCCACGGAGCTCAGTTTGTGGATGTAAAGAAGAGACTCTCCTCCCTTACTCAAAATATTATCTGCAGAATGTTTGCCAGCAGGACGTATTCCGACAACGACTTGAGTGGAGCGCATGGCTTCAAAGAAATGGTTGGAGAGATGTTTGCTCTGTCCGGTACATTTCCTATTGGCGAATATATTCCTTTTCTCGACTGGATGGACTTGCAAGGATTCCGTCGTCGCATGCAGACCGTTCACAAAATATTCGACGGATTTGCCGAAAAAGTAATTGATGATCACATTGATCGTAGATTGGGAGAAAGAAAACCTAAGGAAGGAGATCGCGTTAAAGACCTGGTAGACGTGATGCTTAGTATGGCCGAGACGGAGGGCCAGGCAATCTCACGGGTTGACATCAAAGCCATGATCATG GATATATTGAACGGGGGAATGGAAACAGCGGTGACAGTGCTAGATTGGGCGATGAGTGAATTGCTAAGGAATCCTGAAACGCTGGCACGTGCGCAGCTGGAGATTGAATCAGCAGTGGGCAGAGACCGCAGAGTGAAGGAGAGTGACGTCATGAGCTTTGAGTACTTGCGATGCGCGGTGAAGGAAACTCTTCGACTTCACCCACCAGCTCCACTGCTCATCCCGCACGAGTCGATGGAAGAGTGCAGCGTGGGAGAATATTTCATTCCGCAAAAGACGAGGGTGTTTGTGAATGTGTGGGCGATTGGAAGGGATGAAAACGTTTGGAAAGATGCTCATCAGTTTAAGCCCGAGCGGTTCATGGGCATTAATAAGGATCTGAGAGGTCAGGACTTCGATTTCCTGCCGTTTGGAGCAGGAAGAAGAGGATGCCCTGGGATTTCCATGGGTATTTCTATTACTGAGTTGGTACTCGCTCAGCTGCTTCATTGTTTTGACTGGACTGTGAAGGGCGATATAGATATGGTGGAAGAGTTTGGAATAACTGTTAGCAGAAAAAATCCGCTGTTTGCCTGCCCTAAATGGAGGCTCACTACGGAATATCCTAGTTAA